The following proteins come from a genomic window of Rutidosis leptorrhynchoides isolate AG116_Rl617_1_P2 chromosome 10, CSIRO_AGI_Rlap_v1, whole genome shotgun sequence:
- the LOC139873060 gene encoding auxin-responsive protein IAA12-like — protein MNVTLGLLGHTGGDGGGGGGGDGVPSGGSTTARSILTGSKENGTTEVSSSYPDENLDGLELGLGLSIGGCGGLKSKGVVVANGGWGPYARILTAKDFQVSKPNPSSSSSSVNIPNLSSSGTKRTATDSVYPPNGTSVVGWPPVSKARIPSLANQIKSPTENLMKTTEQTKSKNQMIGMKDSSNERKVISNTKYRSIKVNMDGSLIGRKVDLVAHTSYEMLALTLEEMFFGRRSSADAAKPSRLLNGTSEFVLTYEDKDGDCMLVGDVPWQMFISSVKRLRIMKNSESNEFSSELSTKQQQN, from the exons ATGAATGTTACCCTTGGTTTATTAGGTCATACTGGTGGCGAtggtggtggtgggggtggtggtgatggtgtgcCTTCTGGTGGGTCAACTACTGCAAGGTCAATTTTGACTGGGTCAAAAGAAAATGGTACTACTGAGGTTAGCTCATCGTACCCTGATGAAAATTTAGATGGTCTTGAATTGGGACTTGGGTTAAGTATTGGTGGTTGTGGTGGGTTGAAATCAAAAGGGGTGGTGGTGGCTAATGGTGGTTGGGGTCCATATGCAAGAATCTTGACTGCAAAAGATTTTCAAGTTTCTAAACCTAATCctagttcttcatcatcttctgttaATATCCCAAATTTATCTAGCTCTGGTACTAAAAGAACAGCAACTGATTCTGTTTATCCTCCTAATGGAACTAG TGTGGTTGGGTGGCCTCCTGTAAGTAAAGCAAGGATTCCTAGTTTGGCTAACCAGATCAAGTCACCAACCGAAAACCTCATGAAAACAACCGAACAAACCAAAAGTAAGAACCAAATGATTGGAATGAAAGATTCTTCTAATGAAAGAAAAGTAATATCCAACACGAAGTATCGGTCAATAAAAGTCAACATGGACGGAAGTTTGATCGGAAGGAAAGTTGATCTCGTTGCTCACACCTCGTATGAGATGTTGGCTCTAACTTTAGAAGAAATGTTCTTCGGAAGAA GGTCAAGCGCAGATGCCGCAAAACCTTCAAGATTGTTGAATGGAACATCGGAATTTGTTCTCACTTATGAAGACAAAGACGGAGATTGTATGCTTGTCGGAGATGTTCCTTGGCA GATGTTTATTAGCTCGGTTAAGAGGCTGCGTATCATGAAAAACTCGGAGTCTAATGAGTTTAGTTCTGAATTATCAACAAAACAACAACAGAACTGA
- the LOC139872358 gene encoding bifunctional TH2 protein, mitochondrial-like isoform X2 produces MAEEFSDDDEDKTVIRKIRKHVLRKMAMFQSIVQEWGFELPAGISDRAMIKYTDFLLATASGKSVREKFPGKFATPFEKTKLSAYALAAMAPSMRIQSFLSKEIQAVLEPDENIHLYKKWIDSLASQKFEALASQIEELFDKLTVSLTGEELHFVETVYQNAMKLQVNFFSAQPIFQKTIVPLYRAHGNDEHNVIICSGFDMTCSAVDSCALLADVAIIKSSKVVKSNGYEDVGDGTFLDNRRDISSSLLKQYVDEYEQCLDRIMQRDKVTKFDFESLRNALGQLTDVEKAGNLRMGSSGILKGLQMDDIKWAGEHLVFQDGCLEFFKEIEKTKGVAIDAHILSYCWSGDLIRSAFHSGDSKYPNVHSNELLFIDSISTGEILTKVQCPIEKLQTFNDICKNSNYNKGRNLSVYIGGSIEELLCLLTADIGVVISPSANLLKLGSLFGFSFVPLFSGLVKKQRELIEDGCPCWKGLSGTLYTVSSWAEIHAFILGVN; encoded by the exons ATGGCAGAAGAATTTTCAGATGATGACGAGGATAAGACTGTAATTCGGAAGATTAGAAAACATGTGTTAAGGAAAATGGCCATGTTTCAATCAATTGTACAA GAATGGGGATTTGAACTTCCAGCAGGGATATCAGATCGTGCAATGATCAAATATACCGATTTTTTGCTGGCAACAGCTTCAGGAAAATCGGTAAGAGAAAAATTTCCCGGTAAATTCGCAACTCCGTTTGAGAAAACGAAGCTTTCTGCGTATGCACTTGCTGCCATGGCACCTTCGATGAGGATTCAATCGTTTTTAAGTAAGGAGATTCAAGCGGTCCTTGAACCCGATGAAAATATTCATCTTTACAAGAAATGGATTGATAGTCTTGCTTCTCAGAAATTTGAG GCTTTAGCATCACAGATTGAAGAACTGTTTGATAAATTGACCGTATCATTGACTGGTGAAGAGCTTCATTTTGTAGAAACGGTCTATCAAAATGCTATGAAACTTCAAGTTAATTTTTTCTCGGCTCAACCGATTTTCCAAAAGACTATTGTACCCTTATATCGAGCTCATGGTAATGATGAACACAATGTTATCATATGTAGTGGTTTTGACATGACGTGTAGTGCTGTTGATTCATGCGCGCTTTTAGCTGATGTGGCAATTATAAAATCATCAAAGGTTGTAAAGTCAAATGGATACGAAGACGTTGGTGACGGAACTTTTTTGGATAATCGTCGGGATATTTCGAGCAGTCTTCTTAagcaatatgttgatgaatatgaACAGTGTCTTGACAGAATTATGCAAAGGGATAAAG TCACAAAATTCGACTTTGAAAGCTTGCGTAACGCACTTGGGCAATTAACGGATGTGGAGAAGGCGGGAAACTTAAGAATGGGTAGTTCGGGTATTTTGAAAGGATTGCAAATGGATGACATAAAGTGGGCCGGGGAACATCTTGTTTTCCAAGACGGTTGTTTAGAATTCTTTAAAGAGATCGAAAAGACAAAAGGCGTTGCGATAGATGCTCATATACTTTCCTATTGTTGGTCTGGCGATCTCATTCGCTCTGCCTTCCACTcag GAGATTCAAAATATCCGAATGTCCATTCAAATGAGTTACTCTTCATTGATTCGATATCAACTGGAGAAATCTTGACAAAAGTGCAATGTCCGATtgaaaagctacaaactttcaacGATATCTGCAAAAACTCCAATTATAACAAAGGCAGAAACTTGTCGGTTTACATAGGAGGTTCTATAGAAGAATTACTATGCCTGCTAACAGCAGATATAGGAGTCGTAATTTCACCAAGTGCAAATTTGTTGAAACTTGGAAGTTTATTCGGGTTTTCATTTGTCCCGTTGTTTTCTGGTTTGGTGAAGAAACAAAGAGAGTTAATCGAAGACGGTTGTCCTTGTTGGAAAGGTCTTTCTGGTACTCTTTACACGGTTTCTAGTTGGGCTGAGATTCACGCCTTCATTTTGGGCGTAAATTGA
- the LOC139872358 gene encoding bifunctional TH2 protein, mitochondrial-like isoform X1, translated as MSLKLSVIIIIIIFEMGGLMIRDEGGMAKSLWTKSITESIFAIYTPYILSLASGKLDSGSFLHCISQDLRFLQASAEAFEMAEEFSDDDEDKTVIRKIRKHVLRKMAMFQSIVQEWGFELPAGISDRAMIKYTDFLLATASGKSVREKFPGKFATPFEKTKLSAYALAAMAPSMRIQSFLSKEIQAVLEPDENIHLYKKWIDSLASQKFEALASQIEELFDKLTVSLTGEELHFVETVYQNAMKLQVNFFSAQPIFQKTIVPLYRAHGNDEHNVIICSGFDMTCSAVDSCALLADVAIIKSSKVVKSNGYEDVGDGTFLDNRRDISSSLLKQYVDEYEQCLDRIMQRDKVTKFDFESLRNALGQLTDVEKAGNLRMGSSGILKGLQMDDIKWAGEHLVFQDGCLEFFKEIEKTKGVAIDAHILSYCWSGDLIRSAFHSGDSKYPNVHSNELLFIDSISTGEILTKVQCPIEKLQTFNDICKNSNYNKGRNLSVYIGGSIEELLCLLTADIGVVISPSANLLKLGSLFGFSFVPLFSGLVKKQRELIEDGCPCWKGLSGTLYTVSSWAEIHAFILGVN; from the exons ATGTCCTTAAAACTttcggttataataataataataatctttgaaatgGGGGGTTTAATGATTAGAGATGAAGGTGGGATGGCCAAAAGTTTATGGACAAAATCGATAACTGAATCGATATTCGCAATATATACTCCTTACATATTATCATTAGCATCTGGGAAACTGGATTCTGGTTCTTTTCTTCATTGTATATCTCAGGATCTTCGGTTTCTTCAAGCGTCAGCCGAAGC GTTTGAGATGGCAGAAGAATTTTCAGATGATGACGAGGATAAGACTGTAATTCGGAAGATTAGAAAACATGTGTTAAGGAAAATGGCCATGTTTCAATCAATTGTACAA GAATGGGGATTTGAACTTCCAGCAGGGATATCAGATCGTGCAATGATCAAATATACCGATTTTTTGCTGGCAACAGCTTCAGGAAAATCGGTAAGAGAAAAATTTCCCGGTAAATTCGCAACTCCGTTTGAGAAAACGAAGCTTTCTGCGTATGCACTTGCTGCCATGGCACCTTCGATGAGGATTCAATCGTTTTTAAGTAAGGAGATTCAAGCGGTCCTTGAACCCGATGAAAATATTCATCTTTACAAGAAATGGATTGATAGTCTTGCTTCTCAGAAATTTGAG GCTTTAGCATCACAGATTGAAGAACTGTTTGATAAATTGACCGTATCATTGACTGGTGAAGAGCTTCATTTTGTAGAAACGGTCTATCAAAATGCTATGAAACTTCAAGTTAATTTTTTCTCGGCTCAACCGATTTTCCAAAAGACTATTGTACCCTTATATCGAGCTCATGGTAATGATGAACACAATGTTATCATATGTAGTGGTTTTGACATGACGTGTAGTGCTGTTGATTCATGCGCGCTTTTAGCTGATGTGGCAATTATAAAATCATCAAAGGTTGTAAAGTCAAATGGATACGAAGACGTTGGTGACGGAACTTTTTTGGATAATCGTCGGGATATTTCGAGCAGTCTTCTTAagcaatatgttgatgaatatgaACAGTGTCTTGACAGAATTATGCAAAGGGATAAAG TCACAAAATTCGACTTTGAAAGCTTGCGTAACGCACTTGGGCAATTAACGGATGTGGAGAAGGCGGGAAACTTAAGAATGGGTAGTTCGGGTATTTTGAAAGGATTGCAAATGGATGACATAAAGTGGGCCGGGGAACATCTTGTTTTCCAAGACGGTTGTTTAGAATTCTTTAAAGAGATCGAAAAGACAAAAGGCGTTGCGATAGATGCTCATATACTTTCCTATTGTTGGTCTGGCGATCTCATTCGCTCTGCCTTCCACTcag GAGATTCAAAATATCCGAATGTCCATTCAAATGAGTTACTCTTCATTGATTCGATATCAACTGGAGAAATCTTGACAAAAGTGCAATGTCCGATtgaaaagctacaaactttcaacGATATCTGCAAAAACTCCAATTATAACAAAGGCAGAAACTTGTCGGTTTACATAGGAGGTTCTATAGAAGAATTACTATGCCTGCTAACAGCAGATATAGGAGTCGTAATTTCACCAAGTGCAAATTTGTTGAAACTTGGAAGTTTATTCGGGTTTTCATTTGTCCCGTTGTTTTCTGGTTTGGTGAAGAAACAAAGAGAGTTAATCGAAGACGGTTGTCCTTGTTGGAAAGGTCTTTCTGGTACTCTTTACACGGTTTCTAGTTGGGCTGAGATTCACGCCTTCATTTTGGGCGTAAATTGA